One window of bacterium genomic DNA carries:
- a CDS encoding NAD(+)/NADH kinase — MTAAQRSAARSTPGGRPALEPPRRVGLVGKAHHPQIRPVVEHLVRRLAALGAATVIDERTAAWDQAGLCRVPSLLGVGLDLIVVLGGDGTLLSVARVAQAEGIPLLGVNLGSLGFLTETALDRLDPVLEAVFAGACTLEERSMLEATVRHGEGARGPFVVLNDAVINKAALARMIEIEATVDGAYLTTYRADGLIVATPTGSTAYSLAAGGPIVYPDMDAIVVTPICPHTLTNRSLVVPGRMTVEVAIRTGEPDIHLTLDGQVGIALEPGDRVAMRTAAARTRLVHVPDHEWFGVLRQKLKWGER, encoded by the coding sequence GTGACCGCAGCGCAGAGATCCGCGGCGCGATCGACGCCTGGCGGCCGGCCGGCGCTTGAGCCGCCGCGGCGCGTCGGGCTCGTCGGCAAGGCGCACCACCCGCAGATCCGCCCGGTGGTCGAGCACCTCGTGCGCCGGCTCGCGGCGCTCGGCGCGGCCACGGTGATCGACGAGCGCACGGCCGCCTGGGACCAGGCGGGGCTCTGCCGGGTCCCCAGCCTGCTCGGCGTCGGGCTCGACCTGATCGTCGTTCTCGGCGGCGACGGCACGCTGCTCTCGGTTGCGCGCGTGGCGCAGGCCGAGGGGATCCCGCTGCTCGGGGTCAACCTCGGCTCGCTCGGCTTCCTGACCGAGACCGCGCTCGACCGGCTCGACCCCGTGCTCGAGGCGGTGTTCGCCGGGGCCTGCACGCTCGAGGAGCGCAGCATGCTCGAGGCGACGGTGCGCCACGGCGAGGGCGCGCGCGGACCGTTCGTCGTGCTCAACGACGCGGTGATCAACAAGGCGGCCCTCGCCCGCATGATCGAGATCGAGGCGACGGTGGACGGCGCCTACCTCACCACGTACCGCGCCGACGGCCTCATCGTGGCGACGCCGACGGGGAGCACCGCCTACTCGCTGGCCGCCGGCGGGCCGATCGTCTACCCCGACATGGACGCGATCGTCGTCACGCCGATCTGCCCGCACACGCTCACCAACCGCTCGCTCGTGGTGCCGGGCCGCATGACCGTCGAGGTGGCGATCCGCACCGGCGAGCCGGACATCCACCTGACCCTCGACGGGCAGGTGGGCATCGCCCTCGAGCCGGGCGACCGGGTCGCGATGCGCACCGCCGCGGCGCGGACGCGGCTCGTGCACGTCCCTGACCACGAGTGGTTCGGCGTGCTGCGCCAGAAGCTCAAGTGGGGCGAGCGGTGA